The Flavobacterium sp. 20NA77.7 genome includes the window AACCAAAAAATATGGGCGCTTATGGTTACATGCTAATGAATTTTGATTTAGTAAAATTAAGACTAGCCTCATCACCAGCTTATAGTGCTCCTGCTGCTGGTAGCTATACGCGTTCTAAAAAACGTCATGCGGCTACTATTGCTAAAGTATTTGATAAAAATTTATAAAAAATAAATCGTATTTTTGAAATAACATATAACAACACTTTATAAAATTATATACCGATGATTTTAGAAATGAAAGTCCCTTCACCAGGGGAATCAATAAAAGAAGTAGAAATTGCTACTTGGTTAGTAAAAGATGGAGATTATGTAGAAAAAGACCAGGCAATTGCTGAGGTTGATTCAGATAAAGCAACACTTGAATTACCAGCTGAAATGAGCGGAATTATTACGCTTAAAGCGGAAGAAGGTGACACTGTGGCTGTAGGTGCTGTAGTTTGTTTAATTGATACAGATGCTTCTAAACCAGAAGGCGGTGCAAGCGCTCCAGCAACCGAGGCACCAAAAGCTGAAACTAAAAAAGAAGATGCGCCAAAAACAACACCTGTGCAAGAAACTACTTATGCAACGGGTTCAGCTTCTCCTGCAGCAAAGAAAATATTAGCCGAGAAAAACATTCAGCCTTCTGATGTTGTAGGAACAGGTAAAGGAGGTAGAATCACAACTGAAGATGCGGCTAATGCTGTACCATCTATGGGAACACCTACAGGAGGCTCTCGTGGTTCTGAACGAACAAAACTTTCTATGTTGCGTAGAAAAGTAGCTGAACGTTTAGTAGCCGCTAAAAACGAAACTGCCATGTTAACTACTTTTAATGAAGTTGATATGACGGCTATCTATACGTTACGCGAGCAATATAAAGATGAGTTTAAAACAAAACATGGTTTAGGATTAGGGTTTATGTCATTTTTCACTAAAGCGGTAACTAGAGCTTTGCAATTGTACCCAGATGTAAATTCAATGATTGATGGTCAAGAGAAAATATCTTATGACTTCTGTGACATTTCAGTTGCAGTTTCTGGACCAAAAGGGCTTATGGTACCTGTAGTTAGAAATGCCGAATTATTATCATTCCGTGGCGTAGAAGCAGAAATTAAAAGACTAGCTATACGAGCTCGTGACGGGCAAATTACTGTTGATGAAATGACGGGCGGTACATTTACTATTTCTAATGGTGGTGTATTTGGTAGTATGTTGTCTACACCAATTATCAATCCTCCACAATCAGGAATTTTAGGTATGCACAATGTGGTAGAGCGAGCTATTGTTAAAAATGGACAAATCGTAATTGCTCCTGTTATGTATGTTGCCTTATCTTATGATCATAGAATTATTGATGGTCGTGAATCAGTTGGATTCTTAGTCGCTGTTAAAGAAGCATTAGAAAATCCAACGGAACTATTAATGGATAACAATCCTAAAAAGGCATTAGAACTGTAATTTCAGACCTTTTTAAAATAAACTTAAAACCCGATTACATTTCTAATCGGGTTTTTAAATATAAAAATATGACCTCTTACATAGCCCTATTAAAAAATATTTTAAATGAAAAATGTCCAAAATGTGAGCAAGGAAAAGTATTTGCTACATCAGGAAATTTACTCTTATTGCGGATTCCAAAAATGCATGAAAACTGCTCAACTTGCAACCATAAATTTGAAAAAGAACCAGGCTATTTTTTTGGATCTATGTTTGTAAGCTATGCGCTTGCAGTAGGAGAAATGATTGTTTTATTTTTACTGCTGAATTTGTTTGTTTCAAGCTATATAACTATTATAATTCTTATTGGAATAGCGTCATTAATAGTAAGTACTTTTAATTTTAGATGTTCAAGAATGATATGGATATATATTTTTGATGGAATGAATAGAAAATTATAAAATACATAACCCTCATTTACAGGAAATATTTTTGTTTATTTGTAAGATGACAATTGCCATAAACAAAATCGTTTGTATGCAAACGCCAATGAAGATAGGCGACCCGAAACGAAGTTGAACCGGCAAAGCATACCATATGACCAATAAAAAACTAATAAATATCTACATATGAAAAAGAACCCAAAACAAGCTGCGATAGGATTTATATTTATTACCATGTTAATTGATATTACAGGATGGGGGATTATAATTCCTGTAATTCCAAAATTGATAAAAGAACTGATTCATGGTGATATTAGTGAAGCGGCAAAAATTGGAGGTTGGTTAACATTTGCCTATGCATTTACGCAATTTATTTTTGCACCACTAATTGGTAATTTAAGTGATAAA containing:
- the odhB gene encoding 2-oxoglutarate dehydrogenase complex dihydrolipoyllysine-residue succinyltransferase, coding for MILEMKVPSPGESIKEVEIATWLVKDGDYVEKDQAIAEVDSDKATLELPAEMSGIITLKAEEGDTVAVGAVVCLIDTDASKPEGGASAPATEAPKAETKKEDAPKTTPVQETTYATGSASPAAKKILAEKNIQPSDVVGTGKGGRITTEDAANAVPSMGTPTGGSRGSERTKLSMLRRKVAERLVAAKNETAMLTTFNEVDMTAIYTLREQYKDEFKTKHGLGLGFMSFFTKAVTRALQLYPDVNSMIDGQEKISYDFCDISVAVSGPKGLMVPVVRNAELLSFRGVEAEIKRLAIRARDGQITVDEMTGGTFTISNGGVFGSMLSTPIINPPQSGILGMHNVVERAIVKNGQIVIAPVMYVALSYDHRIIDGRESVGFLVAVKEALENPTELLMDNNPKKALEL
- a CDS encoding DUF983 domain-containing protein, with the translated sequence MTSYIALLKNILNEKCPKCEQGKVFATSGNLLLLRIPKMHENCSTCNHKFEKEPGYFFGSMFVSYALAVGEMIVLFLLLNLFVSSYITIIILIGIASLIVSTFNFRCSRMIWIYIFDGMNRKL